A stretch of DNA from Ranitomeya variabilis isolate aRanVar5 chromosome 1, aRanVar5.hap1, whole genome shotgun sequence:
ACAACTAATACCTTCTTTCCAATTACTTACAGATGGGTGCTGAAGACTACCCAGAAGGCTTCAATAATATTAATAATGAGCATCATACAGTTGTTGCTGCCCACCCATGGCTCCACAGCCTGTTCTCACCCATTGCCTATTCTGTGACTTGTGTCCTCGGACTTATTGGAAATGTGCTGGTTATACTTGTGTTTGTGTTCTATGAGAAGATAAAGACTCTGACCGACACCTTTTTGGTTAATTTGGCCATTGCAGACATTCTGTTTCTACTCACCCTTCCATTCTTGGCATATGAATCAGCACATGCCTGGGTTTTCGGAGACTTCCTGTGTAAAATCATAAGGGTCACATACAGAGTGAATTTATTTACGTCCATGCTGACGCTCACCTCCATCACATTTGACAGGTTTATTTCTATCACCAAAGTCACTAAGGCAGCTAAATACCAGGTGACTAAACACAAGTGGCGGTACGGGGTGTGTGCCCTCCTCTGGACCCTGGCTCTGCTCCTTTCCATTCCTCAGTTCATATATAGCAACAGCCATAACCGGGAGCAATGTTTTGAGGAATACAACCCTCCCATCATGGAAATTGTGGTGGTTTCATTCCAGATGACAGTGGGATTTCTAATTCCCTTGACCTCAATGGTGTTTTGTTACAGCTTTATTCTCCGGACTTTGGTTAATGCCAGAGGTGTCCAGAAGAGGAAGTCAATGAAGATAATCGTGGCCATAGTAGTTGTGTTTATAGCCACACAGTTGCCTCATAATGCTCTTGTCCTGGCTCTAGCTCTCAATAAGGGATTCACATCTGGTTCAACCTTTGCAATCACGAGCGTTGTAATGGAGGCCATAGCTTACATCCATGCTTGTCTCAACCCAGTTCTGTACTTTTTTGTGGGTACAAAATTTAGAAAGAATTTCTGGAAAATGCTGAAAGGTTTAGGTCTCAACTGGATGCAAGATGAAACCACAGATCATTTGCGGACAACTGATGGAGACTCCAGAAACGTTTCTGCCTCAACAAATATATGTGCAACAAGTGTGTAAAGCTTTTCTCGGGACAAGCAGACACCATTATGGCTAAAGAGTGAAGCAGTTAAAGAGTTATTTCTATTAttggatagtgcttgtaaaaaATAATCGCTTTCTAAATGTTATTAAAAGGCAAACTTCAAGCCATTCTTGCGATATTAACACTTTTGTTGACAatttgttgccttggagaccgaccaccgctgctatctACCGTAATTTGTAAGTACTGCAGTGAACCTGGCTGGGATTAGGAGTTAGGGCTTGCACTCCTCAGCCTAAATAAAATTGCTCCAATGTTGTCTCTTAAAAATAAGATGAATGTCATGCGAGTGTCAAGTGATTCCAATGTGATTTGTATCAAGTAGCATTAGTATAACATACatatgacatgcatatgcaatcCGTAGTGAATGCGGTTTTTTAACATCAACTTTTATATACTGTCATTCTTTATGTCATTAAAAGCTAATTTTCTAAGTAATAAAAAAAtcttatagacagatagatagatagatagatagatagatagatagatagatagatagatagatagatatcaatagtaaaaaatggaacagcacacttaAAAAGTACAATATGGGTGCAAAAGCGTCccaaccaaaacatccaaattttgTGAGAGCATATAGAAGTAAAAAAGGTAAGCAGCAGTCCAATAGTTATCAAAATAAGCGGACTTTATTTTGCCCATATGGCATGGCGACGCTTAAGTTCAAATGAACttagcttgagaaaagctcatttgaACAGAAATATTGCCATGCCATATGGTCTAAATAAAGTCCACTTATTTTGGTAACTGTTGGAGTGCTGCCTACCTTTTTTACTGATAGATAGATGCATAGATAAAATAAATAGGATAAATGTCCTGTAGATATTTAATGATACAAGCCCCGTAAATATAATAAACTAGTACCCTATATTGGCTTTCATGTGTCACTAAAGGGTGTTAAGCCTTTTTAAACAtattaaataaattatttatttaaaaaatttggagtggggtcccccttatttgtactaaccagctgagggaaaacagacagctggtggctggtgTTATTGTTCTGGCAAGGGGCCACTATCGATGGATCTTCCGAgcttattaataacagctcacagctgtcttcatagggtttactggttattaaaaagagggGACTCCCCAAAAAATAGAAGTGgcacccctctatttttaataaccagcaaaggataaacagacagctgtaggctgatcttaataggctgagaagggccatggatattggcccctcctagactaataacaccagacctcaactgccccagaaatggcgtattaattacatgcaccaattctggcacttagccttggctcttcccacttgctctggtgctTTGGCAAGTGGGGTAAGGGTTTTGGTGTTGATGTCAGCGGTTTTATGTCCGTTGACTTCAAGACCAGGGGTTATGGAGAGGTGGTTGTCGAacaccccaa
This window harbors:
- the LOC143804650 gene encoding C-X-C chemokine receptor type 6-like, with translation MGAEDYPEGFNNINNEHHTVVAAHPWLHSLFSPIAYSVTCVLGLIGNVLVILVFVFYEKIKTLTDTFLVNLAIADILFLLTLPFLAYESAHAWVFGDFLCKIIRVTYRVNLFTSMLTLTSITFDRFISITKVTKAAKYQVTKHKWRYGVCALLWTLALLLSIPQFIYSNSHNREQCFEEYNPPIMEIVVVSFQMTVGFLIPLTSMVFCYSFILRTLVNARGVQKRKSMKIIVAIVVVFIATQLPHNALVLALALNKGFTSGSTFAITSVVMEAIAYIHACLNPVLYFFVGTKFRKNFWKMLKGLGLNWMQDETTDHLRTTDGDSRNVSASTNICATSV